Proteins encoded in a region of the Marmota flaviventris isolate mMarFla1 chromosome 3, mMarFla1.hap1, whole genome shotgun sequence genome:
- the Leprotl1 gene encoding leptin receptor overlapping transcript-like 1 has product MAGIKALISLSFGGAIGLMFLMLGCALPIYNQYWPLFVLFFYILSPIPYCIARRLVDDTDAMSNACKELAIFLTTGIVVSAFGLPIVFARAHLIEWGACALVLTGNTVIFATILGFFLVFGSNDDFSWQQW; this is encoded by the exons ctttGATTAGTTTGTCGTTTGGAGGAGCAATTGGGCTGATGTTTTTGATGCTTGGATGTGCCCTTCCAATATACAA ccAATACTGGCCcctctttgttctgtttttttacaTCCTTTCACCTATTCCATACTGCATAGCAAGAAGATTGGTGGATGATACAGATGCTATGAGTAATGCTTGTAAGGAACTTGCCATATTTCTTACAACAGGCATTGTTGTCTCAGCTTTTGGACTCCCTATTGTATTTGCTCGAGCACATTTG ATTGAGTGGGGAGCTTGTGCACTTGTTCTTACAGGAAACACAGTCATCTTTGCAACTATACTAGGCTTCTTCTTGGTCTTTGGAAGCAATGATGACTTCAGCTGGCAGCAGTGGTGA